The genomic interval ATAACGCCAGTCTGGTATAAACGGCCTACTGAAAAATAGTATCCGGCTTTTTCTGTATTGCCATACACACTTACATGGTGGCTTTGGGTTTTTCCTTTCAGATAAAAATTATCGACATTATCATAGCGGTTTACCGGAATACCGTTAGAACGGGGATCATTTTGCCCGACAATCAGGCCGTTTTTATCAAATTGACTGGGAATATCTGAATAGGTAAGTGTATCCAGCAGCGCACCCCAGCTTTCATCCGAACCGGTTTGTCCAGGAAGAATATACTGGCCGTTTAGTCCATTAGAGAAATTGTTCTGTTGCGGTTGTACCCGGCGGTTAATTTCATCTACTGTAAAAGAACCGGAATATGACACATTGAAGCTTTTATCGGTCAGCCTGGTGCCTCTTTTGGTTGTCAGAATAACGGCTCCGTTGGCTGCCCGGATGCCGTATAGTGCAGCGGCAGCCGGTCCTTTCAGTACAGTAACTGATTCAATATCATCACTGTTGATATCTACGGCCCGGTTAGAAGGCGTAGCCAGAGAATTCACGTTGGTAATATTTCCCAGAATATCCTGAATGGAGTTATCTACCGGAATGCCATCTACAATGAATAAAGGCGAATTATTGCCCAGCAACGAAGAATTTCCCCGGATACGGATAGAGGCTGACCCGCCGGGAGAACCACCACTGTTCCCAATCTGTACACCGGCAACTTTACCGCTCAGCGCTTGTACTACATTAGGTTCCCGGGCATTTACAATATCCTTGCCTTTTACTTCCGCTACGCTATACCCCAGGGCTTTGGTTTTACTTTCAATACCTACCGCTGTTACTACTACCTCTTCCAGCAACTGGTCATCGGACAGGAGTGAAATATCAATCGCAGAACGGTTATTAATGGTAACTTCCTGTGTTTTAAAGCCCACAAAACTGAATATAAGTATATTGTTTCCTGGAACTGTTTTTATAGCGTAGTTTCCTTCTGCATCGGTTACAGTGCCACTGGTGGTATTTTTAAAGAATACGTTTACGCCCGGCAGCAACTCGCCTTTGGCATCTTTCACCTTGCCTGTAATGGTGCCATCCTGCGCATATATGCCAATGCCGGACAATAGAAAGACGATGAGTAATATATTTTTCATGATCGCTTATGCAAACTTTTGATTTGTGTATGATTAATTATTAGACAAAAAAGAGTCAGGCTACTCATACATAGATGTATGTAGCTACAACTGCCTATTCACCCACCTTGCCAGGATCGGAAAATAGAGTATAGTAAAATAAAGTTGTGATTAGTTTAAGACTGAATAGCTTCGAGCCTTAACAAGGAAATTAACAACAACAGCAACAACAAGGCTGGTCAGAGTAGAGAACCGGAACCAGGGAAGTTCGGGAAATAGTTTTGTGATGTTGTCTTTGTACAGTGATTCGCATGGGTAAAAGGTTTAAGTCAGGTTTACTAAAGGTGCTTCTGCAATTGCAGCAGACACTAAAACTTGGTTTCGTATTTATTATGGATAAAGCTGTTTGTTACAGCAGCCTGTCCTACCTTATACTTTCAATTATATTGCAAAATTATAAGCACTTTTTATTTATCCAAACAAAAGTCTATAATATTTATAGACTTAATGAACATTATGTGAAAAAATCTTTATTTTGGCTAAAGCAAAGGAATATTTATTCCCGTAGATTCAGTAGATTGAGCCACACAAATCAAGTCTTCTCATGATGAAGAGCAGCTAAAGAATTTTATTTGGCATTATTTATGCGATTATTAAGCAAATTCTGCAAACACATGATGCGTACCTTTAAAATGAAAGATTTTTTACTTTTACTTTTAACAATTAGTTTATTCACATTTACCGGACATACTTTGCAGGCTCAGAGTGATGTTACCAATGGAGCTAAAGCTGCCTTAAAAAGCGGAAACTCCCGGGAACTTGCCAAGTATTTCAACAGCAGCATTGAACTTATTGTGGAAGCCGAAAATGTGGACATGGATAAAGTGAGTAATGCCCAGGCTGAACTGATTCTGAAAACCTTCTTCCAGAAGTATCCGGCTAAAGATTTTACCTATGGACACCAGGGTTCATCCCCGGAAGGCTTGCAGTACAGTACTGGCACTTACCAGTCAGCAAATGGCTCCTTTCTGGTGTATATGGTGGTGAAACAATTTGGCGGCAAATATTTAATTGACCGCATTGATTTCCGCAATCAGTAAATTATTTAAAAACAATATGTATACAGGCTATGAAAGATTTCATAGCCTTTTTTATTTTGCAGCGTTTTAATAAGTCTGGAACCTGGATCACACAGATTTATGGATTTTCACGATTAACTTCTCGCATCTATGATTTTGTGGATTTAAATATGAAAAGACAAAAGGATAAAAGAAAATCCTGTTAATCTTGTAAATCCGTGTAATCCAGGTTCCAGACTTAATGACCCATGACAACCTAAACCATGACTTACAAGCTAGCCTATCTCTCGTCCGAAAAAATTCATCAATTCATTGCACAGTCGCTCCAGGAAGATGTAGGCGATGGCGATCATTCCTCATTGGCAGCTGTTCCGGCAGAGGCAGAAAACCGGGCTAAACTTATTATTAAAGATCAGGGAATACTGGCAGGTATAGAACTGGCCACACTTATTTTCGCCCAGGTAGATTCTTCTCTTATGGTAGACATATTGCTTCAAGATAGCTCACCGGTAAAATTTGGGGATATTGGATTAACCGTATCAGGCAAGGCACGTTCCATTCTACAGGCAGAACGGCTGGTGCTTAACTGTATGCAGCGCATGAGCGGAATCGCTACCTATACACATCAACTGACTGAAGCCATAAAGGGTACAAAAGCCAGGCTGCTGGATACCCGTAAAACCACTCCCCTCTTCCGGATGCTGGAAAAATGGGCGGTTGTGATCGGCGGCGGACTGAACCACCGTTTTGGCCTGTTCGACATGATCATTCTCAAAGACAACCATGTGGATTATGCCGGCGGCATCCGTCAGGCTATAGAATCTACCAATGCCTACCTCAGTCAACACAACAAAGACCTGAAAATAGTGATTGAAACCCGTAACCTGGCAGAAGTGGAACAAGTACTGGAGACTGGAAATGTGTTCCGCATCATGCTGGATAATATGTCGCCTGCCCTGATGAAAGAAGCCATTCAGCTCATTAACGGACGTTATCCTACAGAAGCCTCTGGTGGCATTACCCTGGAAACCATTAAGGCGGTAGCCGAAAGCGGCGTAGATTTTATTTCGGTAGGTGCGCTAACACATTCCATCAGAAGTCTGGATATTAGCCTGAAAGCATATTAACATTAAAATCATTACTCTTGAGTCAGAAACATTGGGCAGTCGTAGAATTTTTGTATTTTAAGATACAAACAGCTTTTCCTTGCAGCACATACGCAGATACAAAATCTTTTTCATTATTCTATGTATCATTCTGACTGGCTACCTGATTCCTCAACGGGTGGCTATACCGGTAAAAGGTGCTTCTCCCAGAGACTGGCATCCAAAATCGTTCTGGTATTATCCCTGGGGAAAATCCATCACCCATAAAGGTGTAGATATTTTTGCCAAGGAAGGAACTTCAGTGATATCGGCAACACCTGGACTAGTAGTATATACCGGAGACATGGGCCGGGGAGGAAAAGTAGTATTGGTGCTTTCTTCCAAGTGGCGTATTCATTATTATGCTCACCTGAAAGAATTTAAAACTTCTCCCTTACACTTTGTGAATACCGGTGAATCTGTTGGAACCGTAGGTACTACCGGAAATGCGGAAGGCAAAGAACCTCACCTGCATTATTCTATTTTTTCCATCATTCCTTTACCCTGGCGGATAGATAGTTCCATACAAGGCTGGTTGAAAATGTTCTTTCTCAATCCGATTGAGCTGATGAAGGAAAAGTAAAATGAAATAATTAATTGACTCTAACTTCTATAACACAAATTCTTAAACCTTCATTACCAAAGACAACGGAGTAATTCATACCTTTGCGCCTGCGAAAAACTTATTGCACCTATCAATGATCGTTAAAACACGTAAATACAAACTCGAAAACAGTACCTATATCAAGCTGGCCATGAAGCACCTGCTGCGAACCCAATGGTACTGGGCAGCAGTACCTCTGGGAATTATCATTCTCAATGTCATTCTCAACCTTACTGGTGTATATCCCAACATCTGGATCTATTTTATGGCACCGCTGGCAATCGTCCTGTATCTGCTGTTCTGGGCTATTCAGTTTACCGGAGTTACCCAGCTGGAGCAGAATAAAGTATTATTTCAGAAATTACTCTATGAAATAGATGGCCGCCAGATTCTGATCAAACTCAATAGTAAAGAAGGCATGCAGATGAAGTGGGAAATGATAAAAAAAGCCTATAAAGAAAAAGACCATTTTCTGCTGGTTGTCTCCAAAGCACAATTTATTCACCTCCCCTACTCTATTTTCAATTCCGAAAACGACATTAAATTCACCGAATCGCTGCTGCGTCGGAAAAACCTGATTGCCTGAGTGAGGCTCACAAATTTTTAGCCCGGCTGGTATACAGTTCCGGGCTTTTTTGTGTATAGATCGGATGGATTTCTCCAAATTTTTAACTAAAATTCTTCCTGGCAGTTAATAGCCCTATACTCCTTATACATGAAAGATGTAATTATTGTTGGCGGCGGACTGGCTGGACTGGTGAATGCAATTGTGCTTGCCAGAGCCGGATTGCAAGTTGTGTTGATCGAGAAAAAACAATATCCTTTCCATAAAGTATGCGGCGAATATATATCTAATGAAGTATTGCCCTTTTTCCATTCACTGGGTATTTTTCCTGAACAACTAGGTGCATCTGCCATCAACCGTTTGCAGGTAAGTTCGCCTTCGGGCAACAATGTACTGAACATGCCTTTAGACCTGGGAGGATTTGGCATCAGCCGCTATACACTGGATCATCATTTATATCAGATAGCTGTAAAAGCCGGGGTTACTTTCATACTCGGTAAAACAGCAGATAACATTGATTTCAAAACCCATTTCCAGGTACAGTTGTCAGATGGTACCCAGCTGGAAAGCAATCTGGTGATCGGCGCCTTTGGCAAACGGTCCAAACTGGATAAGCAACTAAACCGGGATTTTATTAATAAACGCTCGCCCTATGTAGGCGTCAAATACCACATCCAGACTGTTTTTCCCAGAGACCTGATCGCCCTGCATAATTTTCAGGATGGCTATTGCGGCGTATGTGCCATTGAAGAAGGAAAATACAACCTGTGCTACCTCACGTCCAGGGATAATATAAAACGGTATGGTTCTATTGAAGAAATGGAAAAGGAAACACTCTACAAAAATCCATTTATGCAAGCTATCCGGCAAAATGCCCGATTCCTGTATGAGAAACCAGAGGTGATCAATGAAATTTCTTTTTCACCAAAAAAAGCCGTAGAAAATCATATTCTTATGTCCGGGGATACTGCTGGCTTGATTACACCGCTATGCGGAAATGGAATGGCTATGGCGATTCATTCTGCCAAAATTTTATCGGGGCTTATTATTCTGTATTTTAAAGAGCAATGGACCAAGGAAAAACTTGAAATGCTGTACCAGCAGCAATGGAAACAGACGTTTGCCACCCGTTTATGGGTAGGCCGCCAAACACAACGCTTATTTGGCAGTGAATGGCTTTCCAGTATGGCTGTAAGAATACTGAAAACTGTAAAACCAGCCGCCAGACTTCTGGTAAAGCATACGCATGGAGAAGTGTTCTGATACCTGTAATTCTTCAGATAAAACATCAGAAGAATATTAAACTTCCGTTATCAGGTTCATTACCTAAAGTATAAGAAATGAAAAAAACTATATCCATTCATATCAAAAGTGGTGGAAGTTATTTCCACCACTTCTGAAGAGTCACCTGTTTATCACTTATACTAATTCAGCATCAGCCATACACCTGTTTACATACTACTGATTATTCTTACTCATAAACATAAAATTCGATTAATCATTAGGTACATAATACCTGGTTCCTATACCAAATACATCTTTGCCATCCGGATAGAAATAGAAAAATTTCTTTTCTACTGCTCCATTATTGAATTTGAGAATAATAGAATTGCCTTTTAATTCATAAGTACCTGCTTTATCCTGGCTGCTATAGGCAGTAAGGTTGCTTGTAGATCCGCCGCCGGTAGATTCATAGGTAAATTTATCGCCGTCAAAAGAAATAGTAGTGGCAGAAAAAATCATGACATCTCCGCCAAAGGCAACATTCCCTCCTCCGGAAATAGATTCATAGGAACCCTTAATTTTTTCGCCCGCTGTAGCAGCCTGGGTAGTAAACCACTCATCTTCTCCCCAGGTTTCGGTATCTCCATCACTCCAGGTAATAGAAAATTCATTGCCTTTTTTCTCCCAGGTTCCCCATTCTTTGGGTTCCTGTTGTTTAGACTTTGCTACATCCAGCTTATCAATGCTGGTATCCAGGTTTTGATAGATACTTCCGTCCTTGAATAATAAGTATGGCCTGTATTCAGGGTAAAGAAATCCGCCAACGCCCATGGTATATTCTAAATGCAGGTAAATGCCTTCGGCTCCGGGAACATCCACAACTTTACTGGCAGCCTGAACCTCGTCTTCTTTCTGGCAACTAAATAAAATAACATTCAGGGTGCTGATCAGTAATAAAAAGAAAAGAAAAAAACGTTTGGTTTTCATAGCTTTTGGGTTTAAAGGTGAACAAAAAACAATACCCTAAAAACGGGCAAAAGGCGCTAAAAGGCACAAATTCACCTACTACAAAAGTACTACTGGCTTCAAAAACAGTACTACAAACCTGCTACTGGTACCATAATCAGGTTCATTACTGGTTATTAAAGCCATTTAGCATATAAAATTATTACAATTGCTGGATGAAGTTAACCAGGTCGGTTTCCTCCGGAAGATTGAGTTTTAGCTTGAGCCGGTAACGGGCCATCTGAATACTTTTGGGTTCTACATTGAGCAGGTGAGCCATTTCTTTGGTAGATAAATTCATCCGGATATAGGCACTTAGTTTCTGGTCTGCCGGGGTAAGGGTAGCCGGAGCAGTTTTATCCAGCTGGCTAAAAAAATCCGGGTGAACCTTTTCGAAATGCACCATAAATTTCTCAAAATCCTGTTCACTGGTGAGCCGGTTATCAATGAGTTTGCATACTTCTTTCAAATCCGGTTCCAGTCTGTTAGCCTGCGGAAGCATCGTTTGCAGGCGTGTTTTTATTTTCTGAAGGAAGCCACTTTGTTGTTCCAGCAAAAGTACATTGGTGGTTAGTTCCCGTTCTTTAAAATCCATTTCATTGCGAAACTGGATTTCCTGTACTTGGTTTAGTTCGGCTTGCAGGTACAATTCTTTCTGCAACCGCTCACGTTGCTTTTCGGCCAGTGCCTGTTTAAGCAGTGCTTTTTCCCGGGCTTCTTCTGAAAGTGCTGCTTTCTGGGACAATACTTTTTGTTTCAGGCGCAGCAGATAAAAAATCACACCGGAAAGAAGTAAACCCATCGCTAAAAGGGCCAGGTATAAGATATTGCGATTCCGTTCAAAATGGTTTTCCTGCTCCAGGGAGGCAATCCGTGCCTCTTTTTTCTCGGTTTCATACTGCAAGCCCATCCTTTCGGCCATCTCTGTTTTTCCCAGATGATATATGCTGTCCTTTAGACTTACCAATTGTTGTTGATAGTCAAAAGCTTCCTGGAATTTTTTCTGATCGGCCGCCCAAGCCATCATGGCTTCATAGGTATCGGCAGCATACAAAGGATTTGTTTCCAGGGCGATGGGAAGTGCTTTCTGAAAATGTGGTAGGGCGGCAGCATAATTTTTCTGCCGGGTATAAATTTTCCCTAGTATGGTATTGCCCTGGCAAATGGCAGCTTGCAGATTTACAGGTTCTGCCAATACCAGAGCCTGCAGAATAAGTGGCAAGGCTTCCTCATAATTTTCTTGCTGAAAATAAGTATTGCCCATGTTAAATATAACAGAAGGCTGCATAATCGGATTTTTAACCTTGCCGGCCTTTAATAGTTCATGCACTTGGTTGAGATATACCAAGGATGAATCCAGATAGGATGGTTGGTGATAGGTATCAAACATGGTATTAAACGTAGCGGAAAAGTCAGTTAGAGCAACAGCCAGCATTTCGTAATCGGTATGTTCTCTGGCTACTTTCACCGCCTTATGATGATAATCAATAGCCTTAGGGAACTGATGTAACGTTGCATAACTATTGGCAATACCTGTATAACTCTGGCTTACATTAGCCCAGTCCTGCTGCTTTTCCAGCAGGTCAACGGCTTTCAGGAAATTGGCAATGGCCTTTTCAGAAGCTTCAAACTTGCTGTAGGCAACCGCTATATTATAATATGTGAGGGCTATCAGGGTGTGTTTGCCTGCTTTTTCAAGATGAGGAAGGGCTTTCTGGTAAAGATCAATGGCTTTGTCGTATTCCTGGTGGTAACTGTAGGTTACTCCCTGATCCAGATAACCTAATCCGATTCCTTTCGGGAAGTT from Rhodocytophaga rosea carries:
- a CDS encoding DUF4783 domain-containing protein; translation: MMRTFKMKDFLLLLLTISLFTFTGHTLQAQSDVTNGAKAALKSGNSRELAKYFNSSIELIVEAENVDMDKVSNAQAELILKTFFQKYPAKDFTYGHQGSSPEGLQYSTGTYQSANGSFLVYMVVKQFGGKYLIDRIDFRNQ
- the nadC gene encoding carboxylating nicotinate-nucleotide diphosphorylase produces the protein MTYKLAYLSSEKIHQFIAQSLQEDVGDGDHSSLAAVPAEAENRAKLIIKDQGILAGIELATLIFAQVDSSLMVDILLQDSSPVKFGDIGLTVSGKARSILQAERLVLNCMQRMSGIATYTHQLTEAIKGTKARLLDTRKTTPLFRMLEKWAVVIGGGLNHRFGLFDMIILKDNHVDYAGGIRQAIESTNAYLSQHNKDLKIVIETRNLAEVEQVLETGNVFRIMLDNMSPALMKEAIQLINGRYPTEASGGITLETIKAVAESGVDFISVGALTHSIRSLDISLKAY
- a CDS encoding M23 family metallopeptidase; the protein is MQHIRRYKIFFIILCIILTGYLIPQRVAIPVKGASPRDWHPKSFWYYPWGKSITHKGVDIFAKEGTSVISATPGLVVYTGDMGRGGKVVLVLSSKWRIHYYAHLKEFKTSPLHFVNTGESVGTVGTTGNAEGKEPHLHYSIFSIIPLPWRIDSSIQGWLKMFFLNPIELMKEK
- a CDS encoding YcxB family protein, which gives rise to MIVKTRKYKLENSTYIKLAMKHLLRTQWYWAAVPLGIIILNVILNLTGVYPNIWIYFMAPLAIVLYLLFWAIQFTGVTQLEQNKVLFQKLLYEIDGRQILIKLNSKEGMQMKWEMIKKAYKEKDHFLLVVSKAQFIHLPYSIFNSENDIKFTESLLRRKNLIA
- a CDS encoding NAD(P)/FAD-dependent oxidoreductase, translating into MKDVIIVGGGLAGLVNAIVLARAGLQVVLIEKKQYPFHKVCGEYISNEVLPFFHSLGIFPEQLGASAINRLQVSSPSGNNVLNMPLDLGGFGISRYTLDHHLYQIAVKAGVTFILGKTADNIDFKTHFQVQLSDGTQLESNLVIGAFGKRSKLDKQLNRDFINKRSPYVGVKYHIQTVFPRDLIALHNFQDGYCGVCAIEEGKYNLCYLTSRDNIKRYGSIEEMEKETLYKNPFMQAIRQNARFLYEKPEVINEISFSPKKAVENHILMSGDTAGLITPLCGNGMAMAIHSAKILSGLIILYFKEQWTKEKLEMLYQQQWKQTFATRLWVGRQTQRLFGSEWLSSMAVRILKTVKPAARLLVKHTHGEVF
- a CDS encoding tetratricopeptide repeat protein produces the protein MKQIFLLGLGGLLWLYCPQASAQNTQVIDSLQQVLSADIADSSKVIVLGELSWEYHIHHKEKALQYARQELTLAEKINFPKGIGLGYLDQGVTYSYHQEYDKAIDLYQKALPHLEKAGKHTLIALTYYNIAVAYSKFEASEKAIANFLKAVDLLEKQQDWANVSQSYTGIANSYATLHQFPKAIDYHHKAVKVAREHTDYEMLAVALTDFSATFNTMFDTYHQPSYLDSSLVYLNQVHELLKAGKVKNPIMQPSVIFNMGNTYFQQENYEEALPLILQALVLAEPVNLQAAICQGNTILGKIYTRQKNYAAALPHFQKALPIALETNPLYAADTYEAMMAWAADQKKFQEAFDYQQQLVSLKDSIYHLGKTEMAERMGLQYETEKKEARIASLEQENHFERNRNILYLALLAMGLLLSGVIFYLLRLKQKVLSQKAALSEEAREKALLKQALAEKQRERLQKELYLQAELNQVQEIQFRNEMDFKERELTTNVLLLEQQSGFLQKIKTRLQTMLPQANRLEPDLKEVCKLIDNRLTSEQDFEKFMVHFEKVHPDFFSQLDKTAPATLTPADQKLSAYIRMNLSTKEMAHLLNVEPKSIQMARYRLKLKLNLPEETDLVNFIQQL